The proteins below come from a single Anderseniella sp. Alg231-50 genomic window:
- a CDS encoding YkvA family protein produces the protein MTEQQQYPDIEGDDILMPGTYDRNEETVRKGFWSKLKRNLARVPLADQVVAAYYAAFDPATPFRTKAMLLAALAYFVMPFDVVPDFILGFGFTDDMTVLLTAFGLIRSHVTDAHLERARETVEKLRAEAKTSE, from the coding sequence GTGACTGAACAACAGCAATATCCGGACATTGAGGGCGATGATATCCTCATGCCGGGCACATATGATCGCAATGAAGAAACCGTTCGCAAGGGCTTCTGGTCCAAGCTGAAACGCAATCTTGCCCGCGTGCCGCTGGCAGATCAGGTCGTGGCCGCCTACTATGCCGCGTTTGACCCCGCCACCCCGTTTCGCACCAAGGCCATGCTGCTGGCCGCACTGGCCTATTTCGTGATGCCGTTCGATGTGGTTCCCGATTTCATTCTGGGCTTCGGGTTTACCGATGACATGACGGTACTGCTGACGGCTTTCGGCCTGATCCGCTCACACGTAACCGACGCCCACCTTGAACGCGCCAGGGAAACGGTTGAAAAACTGCGCGCCGAAGCAAAAACCAGCGAATAG
- a CDS encoding LysR substrate-binding domain-containing protein: MRFRHFDNLRVFNIVAEHGSFSSAAEELHLTKGAVSHQIRQLEAVLGFDLFKRLPRGISLTPKGRDLLAATQSAFEGVEKKISELQLSKSRTLTIGVTTYFASRWLSPRLMDFMRAHPDIRLRVQPMIDLHNLKAEGVDLAIRWGNGAWSDVRIEKLFTCPAWPCGDADALSQVRELGLEAAFENYTLLRDREDSTAWSQWFEAAGLAYMRRTDTLIIPDPNVRVQAVIDGQGVALNDALVETEIEAGRLHRLSDVELSDFGYYLAYPSDAASNPDVEAFADWLKQVV; encoded by the coding sequence ATGAGGTTCCGGCATTTCGACAACCTGCGCGTCTTCAACATCGTGGCAGAACACGGCAGCTTTTCTTCCGCTGCAGAAGAACTGCACTTGACCAAGGGAGCCGTCAGCCACCAGATCAGGCAACTGGAAGCAGTGTTGGGGTTTGACCTGTTCAAGCGCCTGCCGCGCGGCATCTCGCTCACACCAAAAGGCCGCGATCTACTGGCGGCAACGCAGTCGGCGTTTGAAGGCGTGGAGAAAAAAATCAGCGAACTGCAGCTGTCGAAGTCACGCACATTGACCATTGGCGTAACGACCTACTTCGCGTCGCGCTGGCTGTCTCCCCGGCTGATGGACTTCATGCGCGCGCATCCCGACATCCGTTTGCGCGTGCAGCCGATGATTGATCTGCATAACCTCAAGGCAGAAGGCGTGGACCTTGCCATCCGCTGGGGCAACGGCGCCTGGAGCGACGTCAGGATCGAGAAACTGTTTACCTGTCCGGCCTGGCCGTGCGGAGATGCCGATGCACTCAGCCAGGTCCGCGAACTGGGTCTGGAGGCCGCGTTTGAAAACTACACGCTGCTGCGTGACCGGGAAGACAGCACCGCCTGGTCACAGTGGTTCGAGGCCGCCGGCCTGGCTTATATGCGCCGCACCGACACCCTGATCATCCCGGATCCCAATGTCCGGGTACAGGCGGTGATCGACGGCCAGGGCGTGGCGCTCAATGACGCGCTGGTGGAAACCGAAATCGAGGCCGGCCGACTTCACCGCTTGTCCGACGTCGAGCTTTCCGACTTCGGTTACTATCTGGCCTATCCTTCCGACGCCGCCTCCAACCCGGATGTGGAGGCCTTTGCAGATTGGCTGAAACAGGTTGTCTAG
- a CDS encoding glycine cleavage T C-terminal barrel domain-containing protein — MTEELSRTSALASRHTALGSGLEDWNGMGTAWTYNTDPNDEHDAVRERAGMFDMSPLKKVMVSGADAAVVLDHLTTRDMSRVGEGEAAYLSVLTDAGTMADDAIVYNNGGGEWMIVHGSGDTMSLLEASAAGKSVTVQFTDDLHDLSVQGPGALRILDAHCSAGLESLAYFQHIATDLFDHPCRISRTGYSGERGYEIFADAAVIGDIWDRLAEAGVMPCSFTALDKVRIEAGLLFYGYDMTTDHTPYEVGLGFTVSKSKTGYRGCEALAGAKGGEKVNNVCLVIDHDDMVNGGEELTADGSVAGVVNSPCFSHRLDKSLALAHVAPGAAQPGTKLGVAGGDIDTTATVVAMPIYDPEKQRTHQG; from the coding sequence ATGACTGAAGAACTCAGCCGCACGTCTGCTCTTGCATCACGTCATACTGCCCTTGGCTCGGGTCTCGAGGATTGGAACGGCATGGGGACCGCGTGGACCTACAACACAGACCCGAATGACGAGCACGATGCGGTGCGCGAACGCGCCGGCATGTTCGACATGTCGCCGCTGAAAAAGGTCATGGTTTCCGGCGCCGATGCGGCGGTGGTCCTGGACCATCTTACCACCCGTGACATGAGCCGCGTCGGAGAAGGCGAGGCGGCCTATCTGTCGGTGCTTACTGATGCCGGCACCATGGCCGACGATGCAATCGTCTACAACAACGGTGGCGGTGAATGGATGATTGTGCACGGCTCCGGCGATACGATGAGCCTGCTGGAAGCTTCGGCGGCCGGTAAATCCGTCACCGTGCAGTTTACCGATGACCTGCATGACCTGTCGGTGCAGGGTCCCGGTGCGTTGCGAATTCTGGATGCCCACTGCAGTGCCGGGCTGGAAAGTCTGGCTTACTTCCAACACATTGCAACAGATCTGTTTGATCATCCGTGCCGCATTTCGCGCACCGGGTATTCCGGTGAGCGGGGTTATGAAATTTTTGCCGATGCAGCCGTCATCGGCGACATCTGGGACCGGTTGGCTGAAGCCGGTGTGATGCCGTGTTCCTTTACGGCCCTGGACAAGGTTCGCATTGAGGCGGGACTATTGTTTTACGGGTATGACATGACCACCGATCACACGCCTTACGAAGTGGGTCTGGGCTTCACCGTCAGCAAGTCAAAAACCGGATACCGGGGATGTGAAGCGCTGGCTGGCGCCAAGGGCGGCGAGAAAGTCAACAATGTCTGCCTGGTGATCGATCATGATGACATGGTCAATGGAGGCGAGGAGCTGACTGCGGATGGCTCGGTGGCCGGCGTCGTCAACAGCCCGTGCTTTTCGCACCGGCTGGACAAGTCACTGGCCCTGGCCCACGTCGCGCCGGGCGCTGCACAGCCCGGTACGAAGCTGGGCGTGGCGGGCGGTGATATCGACACGACCGCAACCGTGGTTGCCATGCCGATCTACGACCCTGAAAAGCAGCGGACCCATCAAGGCTGA
- a CDS encoding SDR family NAD(P)-dependent oxidoreductase — translation MNIVEGMAAVVTGGASGLGEATARALAAAGARVSVFDMNAERGEQVASDIAGVFVKADVTSDDNVAAGLEEARAAHGQERVLVNCAGIAIGEKTAAIDKKTGEARFHALASFQKTIAVNLIGTFNMISKCAAGMIASEPVTDDGGRGVIINTASIAGTDGQIGQVAYAASKGGVIGLTLPVARDLMRDGVRCCTIMPGLFHTPMVAGLPEEVRAALAANVPFPARLGDASEYAKLALAIVDNDMLNGECIRLDGALRMAPR, via the coding sequence ATGAATATTGTTGAGGGCATGGCGGCCGTTGTAACAGGCGGCGCATCGGGCCTTGGTGAGGCAACTGCAAGGGCGCTGGCTGCCGCAGGCGCCAGGGTCTCGGTATTCGATATGAACGCCGAACGCGGTGAACAGGTTGCCTCCGACATTGCCGGGGTTTTCGTGAAGGCGGATGTGACATCCGACGACAATGTTGCCGCCGGCCTTGAAGAAGCCCGCGCCGCCCATGGCCAGGAACGGGTGCTGGTCAATTGTGCCGGTATTGCCATTGGAGAGAAAACTGCGGCCATCGACAAGAAGACCGGCGAAGCGAGGTTTCACGCGCTGGCCAGCTTCCAGAAAACCATTGCCGTGAATCTCATCGGCACTTTCAACATGATTTCCAAATGTGCCGCCGGCATGATCGCCAGCGAACCGGTAACAGATGACGGCGGGCGCGGGGTGATTATCAACACGGCCTCAATTGCCGGTACCGACGGTCAGATCGGGCAGGTTGCCTATGCGGCTTCCAAGGGCGGTGTCATCGGTCTGACACTGCCGGTTGCGCGCGATCTGATGCGGGACGGAGTGCGGTGCTGCACCATCATGCCCGGCCTGTTCCACACACCGATGGTTGCCGGATTGCCGGAAGAGGTGCGCGCAGCCCTTGCCGCCAATGTGCCGTTTCCGGCGCGGCTGGGAGACGCGTCAGAGTACGCAAAGCTGGCCCTGGCCATCGTCGACAATGACATGCTGAACGGTGAGTGTATCAGGCTCGACGGCGCACTGCGCATGGCGCCGCGCTAG
- a CDS encoding acyl-CoA dehydrogenase family protein produces MSLAEDIRPASAVLPGLGDMMTSAVKEVDTLFAHARANLVERVVADGRVSSAAVELEQHAVHGLAWLATYAETLRNICTWHDALAGEGRLTELEQLIAQVVFGEYLNHIAGGIPMNGQEFIRLHELGIAATAVAKLQDGPCGDLLHSGSAPASRARLVELMIDSRANLTTGDCGLDGMLDEMRSQMNRFIEENVAPHAHDWHCNNEYVPLEIIAKLADLGVFALTLPEEFGGMGLGKESMCVVSEELSRGWIAIGSLGTRPEIAAELIIAGGTDAQKEKWLPAIASGEVLPTAVFTEPNTGSDLASLRTRAVKDGDVYKVTGNKTWITHPVRADVMTLLVRTNPDEPGYKGLSMLLAEKPRGDDADPFPADGMSGGEIEVLGYRGMKEYEIRFEDFEVKAENLLGGEEGQGFKQLMQTFESARIQTAARAIGVAQNALDLGLQYATDRVQFAKPIVSFPRIADKLALMAAEIMAARQLSYFSAREKDADRRCDVEAGMAKLLGARVAWTCADNALQIHGGNGFALEYQISRVLCDARILNIFEGAGEIQAQVIARRLLEQGN; encoded by the coding sequence ATGAGCCTAGCTGAAGACATCCGCCCCGCATCCGCCGTCCTGCCAGGTCTGGGCGACATGATGACTTCAGCCGTCAAGGAAGTGGACACACTGTTCGCGCATGCGCGCGCCAACCTGGTTGAGCGCGTGGTGGCCGACGGACGGGTGTCGTCTGCCGCGGTCGAACTGGAACAGCATGCCGTGCACGGTCTTGCCTGGCTGGCAACATATGCCGAAACCTTGCGAAACATCTGCACCTGGCACGATGCGCTTGCAGGCGAGGGACGCCTCACGGAACTTGAACAGCTGATTGCCCAGGTCGTGTTCGGCGAATATCTCAATCACATCGCCGGCGGAATCCCGATGAACGGGCAGGAATTCATCCGTCTGCATGAACTGGGCATTGCGGCAACTGCTGTGGCAAAATTGCAGGATGGACCGTGCGGTGACCTGCTGCACTCCGGGTCCGCGCCCGCCAGCCGTGCGCGTCTGGTCGAACTGATGATCGACAGTCGCGCCAACCTGACCACGGGAGACTGCGGTCTCGACGGCATGCTTGATGAAATGCGCTCGCAGATGAACCGCTTCATCGAAGAAAACGTCGCACCGCATGCCCACGACTGGCACTGCAACAACGAGTATGTGCCGCTTGAGATCATCGCCAAGCTGGCGGATCTTGGCGTGTTTGCCCTCACGTTGCCGGAAGAATTCGGCGGCATGGGTCTGGGCAAGGAATCCATGTGCGTGGTGTCCGAAGAACTGTCGCGTGGCTGGATAGCCATCGGCTCGCTGGGCACCAGGCCCGAAATAGCCGCCGAACTGATTATCGCCGGTGGTACTGACGCCCAGAAGGAAAAGTGGCTGCCCGCCATTGCGTCCGGCGAGGTCCTGCCGACCGCGGTCTTCACCGAACCCAACACCGGGTCCGACCTGGCCTCACTGCGCACCCGCGCGGTGAAGGACGGCGATGTCTACAAGGTGACCGGCAACAAGACCTGGATTACCCATCCGGTCCGTGCCGACGTCATGACATTGCTGGTCCGCACCAATCCGGATGAACCGGGCTACAAGGGTTTGTCCATGCTGCTGGCCGAGAAACCGCGCGGTGATGACGCCGACCCGTTTCCGGCAGACGGCATGTCCGGCGGTGAAATCGAAGTGCTCGGATACCGCGGCATGAAGGAGTATGAGATCCGCTTTGAAGACTTTGAGGTCAAGGCAGAGAACCTGCTCGGGGGCGAGGAAGGCCAGGGCTTCAAGCAGCTCATGCAGACCTTTGAATCCGCCCGCATCCAGACCGCCGCACGCGCCATCGGCGTTGCCCAGAACGCACTTGACCTGGGCCTGCAGTATGCCACTGACCGGGTGCAGTTCGCCAAACCCATCGTGTCTTTCCCGCGCATTGCCGACAAACTGGCCCTGATGGCAGCGGAAATCATGGCAGCCCGGCAGTTGTCATATTTCTCGGCCCGCGAAAAGGACGCTGACCGCCGCTGTGACGTGGAAGCCGGCATGGCCAAGCTGCTGGGCGCGCGCGTTGCCTGGACTTGCGCCGACAATGCACTGCAAATCCACGGTGGCAACGGCTTCGCCCTGGAATATCAGATCAGCCGCGTGCTGTGCGATGCCCGGATTCTCAACATCTTTGAAGGCGCCGGCGAGATCCAGGCCCAGGTCATTGCCCGCCGCCTGCTGGAACAGGGTAACTGA
- a CDS encoding DMT family transporter, which yields MLSITFGSIYQKRFMTNVDMRTGNAWQFTGAAIVTGIGALATESYLITWNGPVIFAMVWLVFVLSIGAISMLYIMIRHGEISRVTTLFYLVPGVTAVIAWLMFDERLLPVQIAGMVVCAGAVMLATRKS from the coding sequence ATGCTGTCGATCACCTTTGGATCGATCTACCAGAAACGGTTTATGACCAATGTCGACATGCGGACCGGCAACGCCTGGCAGTTTACCGGCGCCGCCATTGTCACCGGCATCGGCGCACTGGCCACCGAAAGCTATCTGATCACCTGGAACGGGCCGGTGATCTTCGCCATGGTGTGGCTCGTTTTCGTTCTGTCGATCGGGGCTATTTCGATGCTGTACATCATGATCCGGCATGGCGAGATTTCGCGGGTCACGACCCTGTTCTACCTGGTGCCGGGTGTGACGGCGGTCATTGCCTGGCTGATGTTTGACGAGCGCCTGCTTCCCGTCCAGATCGCCGGCATGGTTGTGTGCGCAGGTGCGGTCATGCTGGCCACCCGAAAGTCGTAA
- a CDS encoding protein meaA translates to MSDQTKRDRPWIFRTYAGHSTAKASNELYRRNLDKGQTGLSVAFDLPTQTGYDSDHLLARGEVGKVGVPVSHIGDMRTLFQDIPLERMNTSMTINATAAWLLALYVAVAEEQGASRASLTGTTQNDIIKEYLSRGTYVFPPQPSMRLITDTITWSRIECPKWNPMNVCSYHLQEAGATPAQELAFALATAIAVLDGVKASGQVPHDDFPMIVGRISFFVNAGIKFITELSKMRAFTELWDDICRTRYGVEDEKLRRFRYGVQVNSLGLTEQQPENNVYRILIEMLAVVLSKNARARAVQLPAWNEALGLPRAWDQQWSLRMQQIMAFETDLLENGDIFDGSEVIGAKVDALKSAALQELAVIEKMGGAVAAVDSGYMKAELVKSNSARIKAIEEGRETVVGVNAYESSEPSPLSGGDGDSILTVPEHVEQEQIDRLKKWRKERDAAAVETALSDLKEAARNGSNIMNPSIACAKTGVTTGEWGQTLRDVFGEYRAPTGVGTVVTLAAPENSETVREQVAALSERLGVPVKFLVGKPGLDGHSNGAEQIAVRAGEVGMEVIYEGIRLTPEEIVSAAIEQQVHVVGLSILSGSHVPLVRDVMNRMRSAGMDKVPVVVGGIIPEEDANVLKQMGVAKVYTPKDFRMTGMMGEIVKEIDGRLDDAAA, encoded by the coding sequence ATGAGTGACCAGACAAAGCGTGATCGCCCGTGGATTTTCCGCACCTATGCCGGGCATTCCACAGCCAAAGCCAGCAATGAACTTTACCGTCGCAACCTCGACAAGGGCCAGACCGGCTTGTCGGTGGCTTTCGATCTGCCGACCCAGACCGGTTATGACAGCGATCACCTGCTGGCGCGGGGCGAGGTTGGCAAGGTCGGTGTGCCGGTTTCGCACATTGGCGACATGCGGACGCTGTTCCAGGACATCCCGCTGGAGCGGATGAACACGTCGATGACGATCAATGCAACGGCCGCCTGGCTGCTGGCGCTTTACGTTGCGGTTGCTGAAGAGCAGGGTGCATCGCGTGCCAGTCTCACAGGCACCACGCAGAACGATATCATCAAGGAATATCTGTCGCGCGGCACTTATGTGTTTCCGCCGCAGCCGTCCATGCGATTGATAACGGATACAATCACCTGGTCGCGCATTGAATGCCCCAAGTGGAATCCGATGAATGTGTGTTCCTACCACCTGCAGGAAGCAGGCGCCACGCCGGCGCAGGAGCTGGCCTTTGCGCTGGCAACCGCCATTGCCGTTCTGGATGGCGTGAAAGCGTCCGGACAGGTGCCGCATGACGATTTTCCGATGATCGTGGGCCGCATCAGCTTTTTCGTGAACGCCGGCATCAAATTCATCACCGAACTGTCGAAAATGCGGGCATTTACCGAATTGTGGGACGACATCTGCCGAACCCGCTACGGCGTCGAGGACGAAAAACTGCGCCGGTTCCGCTATGGCGTTCAGGTCAATTCGCTCGGGCTGACGGAACAGCAGCCGGAAAACAACGTCTATCGCATCCTGATCGAGATGCTGGCAGTGGTGCTGTCAAAGAACGCGCGTGCCCGGGCCGTGCAATTGCCGGCATGGAACGAGGCGCTCGGACTGCCGCGGGCATGGGACCAGCAATGGTCGCTGCGCATGCAGCAGATCATGGCGTTCGAAACCGACCTGCTTGAAAACGGTGACATCTTTGACGGTTCGGAAGTTATCGGTGCCAAGGTTGACGCCCTGAAGTCGGCGGCCCTGCAAGAACTGGCGGTTATCGAGAAGATGGGCGGCGCGGTGGCGGCCGTTGACAGCGGCTACATGAAGGCCGAACTGGTCAAGTCCAACTCTGCACGCATCAAGGCGATCGAGGAGGGCCGCGAAACCGTTGTAGGGGTCAACGCCTATGAGAGCAGCGAGCCGTCCCCTTTGTCCGGCGGCGATGGCGACAGTATCCTGACGGTGCCGGAGCACGTTGAACAGGAACAGATCGACCGCCTTAAAAAATGGCGCAAGGAGCGTGACGCTGCGGCTGTTGAGACCGCCCTTTCCGATCTGAAAGAAGCTGCGCGCAACGGCAGCAACATTATGAATCCCTCTATTGCCTGCGCGAAAACCGGCGTGACAACCGGCGAATGGGGGCAGACCCTGCGCGATGTGTTCGGCGAGTACCGGGCACCCACCGGTGTCGGCACGGTTGTCACCCTGGCGGCACCGGAGAATTCTGAAACCGTGCGCGAACAGGTTGCAGCCCTGTCAGAGCGGCTGGGTGTCCCGGTCAAGTTCCTGGTCGGCAAGCCCGGTCTGGACGGGCACTCCAACGGAGCGGAACAGATTGCGGTGCGGGCCGGTGAAGTGGGCATGGAGGTCATCTATGAAGGCATTCGCCTGACCCCGGAAGAGATCGTGTCGGCGGCCATCGAACAGCAGGTACATGTGGTTGGCCTGTCCATCCTGTCCGGCAGCCATGTGCCGCTGGTGCGCGACGTGATGAACCGGATGCGCTCTGCGGGCATGGACAAGGTGCCGGTGGTTGTGGGCGGTATTATTCCGGAAGAAGACGCCAATGTGTTGAAACAGATGGGCGTTGCCAAGGTCTACACGCCGAAGGATTTCCGCATGACCGGCATGATGGGTGAGATCGTGAAAGAGATCGATGGCCGTCTTGATGATGCTGCAGCATAG
- the ccrA gene encoding crotonyl-CoA carboxylase/reductase: MAVSAIRETAEPAANSGAARKDLYEIGEIPPLGHVPKEMYAWTIRQERHGEPDTAMQVEVVPTWEIDSDEVLVLVMAAGVNYNGVWASLGIPLSPIDGHKNPYHIAGSDASGIVWAVGRKVTRWKVGDEVVIHCNQDAGDDEECNGGDPMFSTSQRIWGYETPDGSFAQFCRAQARQLMPRPQHLTWEEGACYTLTLATAYRMLFGHRPHTLKPGQNVLVWGASGGLGSMAVQLIATSGANAIGVISEDDKTDFVLGLGAKGVINRKKFDCWGQLPTVGTPEYNAWAKSAREFGKAIWDITGKGNNVDMVFEHPGEATFPVSTLVCKRGGMVVFCAGTTGYNITMDARYVWMHQKRIQGSHFAHLMQASQANRLVINRRIDPCMSEVYDWNDIPKGHMRMRENKHLPGNMAVLVNAPTTGLRTFEDVLEACGS, translated from the coding sequence ATGGCTGTATCAGCAATACGCGAAACGGCAGAACCGGCCGCAAATTCCGGAGCTGCGCGCAAGGACCTCTATGAGATCGGAGAGATTCCGCCGCTCGGTCATGTTCCCAAGGAAATGTACGCCTGGACCATTCGGCAGGAACGCCACGGTGAACCTGATACCGCCATGCAGGTCGAAGTGGTGCCCACATGGGAAATTGATTCCGACGAAGTGCTGGTGCTGGTGATGGCCGCAGGTGTTAATTACAACGGTGTGTGGGCTTCGCTTGGCATACCGCTGTCACCAATCGACGGCCACAAGAACCCTTACCACATTGCCGGATCCGATGCGTCGGGCATCGTCTGGGCCGTTGGCCGCAAAGTGACCCGCTGGAAAGTTGGCGACGAGGTGGTCATTCACTGCAACCAGGACGCCGGCGATGATGAAGAGTGTAATGGCGGCGATCCCATGTTCTCTACTTCGCAGCGCATCTGGGGATATGAAACACCTGATGGCTCGTTTGCACAGTTCTGCCGGGCCCAGGCCCGCCAGCTCATGCCGCGGCCGCAGCATCTTACATGGGAAGAAGGTGCCTGCTACACGCTTACCCTGGCCACTGCCTACCGCATGTTGTTCGGCCACCGCCCGCATACCCTCAAACCAGGTCAGAACGTGCTGGTGTGGGGTGCATCCGGCGGCCTCGGATCGATGGCCGTGCAGTTGATCGCCACCTCCGGCGCCAATGCCATTGGCGTCATCTCCGAAGACGACAAAACCGATTTCGTCCTGGGTCTCGGTGCGAAAGGCGTCATCAACCGAAAGAAGTTCGACTGCTGGGGCCAGCTGCCGACCGTCGGCACACCCGAATACAATGCATGGGCCAAGTCGGCGCGCGAATTCGGCAAGGCGATCTGGGACATCACCGGCAAGGGCAACAATGTCGACATGGTGTTTGAGCACCCCGGTGAGGCAACCTTCCCGGTCTCGACACTGGTCTGCAAGCGCGGCGGCATGGTCGTATTCTGCGCCGGCACGACCGGCTATAATATTACCATGGACGCACGCTATGTCTGGATGCATCAAAAGCGCATTCAGGGATCGCATTTTGCCCACCTCATGCAGGCGAGCCAGGCCAACCGGCTGGTCATTAACCGCCGGATCGATCCGTGCATGTCAGAAGTCTATGACTGGAACGACATCCCCAAGGGCCACATGCGCATGCGCGAGAACAAGCATTTGCCCGGAAACATGGCAGTGCTGGTCAATGCGCCGACCACCGGCCTGCGCACCTTTGAAGACGTTCTCGAAGCGTGCGGCAGCTAG
- a CDS encoding DUF533 domain-containing protein, which produces MFDTQKLLDQFLGSNTQTQNGDAPARSGGGGIPDSFKGFGGGLAAGGLAGLLLGTKKGRKMAGKAAKIGGVAVLGGLAYKAYNDWQSSKAGGPAGGPSSAGPAPHAPMKDITPEAEGTAFLPAPEEERNALGVKIIQAMIAAAKADGHIDAEEQQRIFGKFDEAGLGMEEKAFLMDELRKPLDIDAIVALADNTEQAVEVYAASCLAIDPDDPAEQAYLAMLSARLKLAPELKGNIEAEVAKLPA; this is translated from the coding sequence ATGTTCGACACGCAGAAACTTCTTGATCAGTTCCTGGGCTCAAACACCCAGACCCAAAACGGAGACGCCCCGGCCCGTTCCGGCGGTGGCGGTATCCCCGACAGCTTCAAGGGGTTTGGCGGCGGACTGGCTGCCGGTGGACTGGCAGGATTGCTGCTTGGAACCAAGAAGGGCCGCAAAATGGCCGGCAAGGCAGCCAAAATCGGCGGTGTGGCCGTTCTCGGCGGGCTTGCCTACAAGGCTTACAATGACTGGCAATCGTCCAAGGCGGGCGGTCCTGCCGGCGGCCCGTCGTCGGCCGGTCCGGCACCGCATGCGCCGATGAAGGACATAACACCGGAAGCTGAAGGCACGGCCTTCCTTCCCGCACCCGAAGAAGAACGCAATGCGCTGGGCGTGAAGATCATCCAGGCGATGATCGCGGCGGCGAAAGCCGACGGGCACATTGACGCGGAAGAGCAGCAACGCATTTTCGGCAAGTTTGACGAGGCCGGCCTCGGCATGGAGGAAAAGGCTTTTCTGATGGACGAGTTGCGCAAGCCTCTAGACATAGACGCCATTGTCGCGCTGGCCGACAACACCGAACAGGCGGTTGAAGTCTATGCGGCGTCCTGCCTGGCGATTGATCCGGACGACCCCGCCGAACAGGCCTACCTTGCAATGCTGTCTGCCCGCCTCAAGCTCGCGCCGGAGCTCAAGGGGAACATTGAAGCAGAAGTTGCAAAACTGCCGGCCTGA
- a CDS encoding SDR family NAD(P)-dependent oxidoreductase, which yields MTARTILITGCSSGIGYTCAIGMQQRGWRVIATARKPDDIAMLKTKGLEVLQLDYTDASSIAACAQQALKLADGKLDAVFNNGAYGQPGLVEDLSVGVLREQFEANFFGWHDLTTRLIPAMRDRGSGRIVQCSSVLGIIAAPYRGAYNASKFALEGLTDTLRLELHGSGIKVSSILPGPIRSRFTLHALNALRDKVDTAGSRHHALYAKRIAELEATAGAEPAPLETPEESRKSTGNGLLPQYRLGPDAVLDCLIHATESANPKPHYHVTYTTRMAALARRLLPDRWQEKLALRSS from the coding sequence ATGACGGCGCGTACCATCCTCATCACCGGATGTTCGTCCGGCATCGGCTACACCTGTGCGATCGGCATGCAGCAGCGCGGCTGGCGGGTGATTGCCACCGCACGCAAGCCCGATGACATCGCAATGCTCAAGACGAAGGGCCTCGAAGTGCTTCAGCTCGACTACACTGATGCCTCTTCAATCGCAGCCTGCGCGCAACAGGCGCTGAAGCTTGCCGACGGCAAGCTCGACGCAGTGTTCAACAACGGTGCCTACGGGCAGCCGGGTCTGGTTGAAGACCTCAGTGTCGGAGTTCTGCGTGAACAGTTCGAGGCAAACTTCTTTGGCTGGCATGACCTGACAACCCGCCTGATCCCGGCCATGCGGGACCGCGGTTCAGGGCGTATCGTGCAGTGTTCCTCGGTGCTCGGTATCATCGCCGCGCCTTATCGGGGCGCCTACAATGCTTCGAAGTTCGCGCTGGAGGGTCTCACCGACACACTCCGGCTCGAACTGCACGGTTCCGGTATCAAGGTCAGCTCCATTCTGCCCGGTCCGATACGCTCGCGCTTCACGCTGCATGCCCTCAATGCCCTGCGCGACAAAGTCGATACGGCCGGTTCACGCCATCATGCGCTCTATGCAAAACGCATTGCGGAACTGGAAGCCACAGCAGGTGCTGAACCGGCCCCGCTGGAAACGCCCGAAGAGTCGCGGAAAAGCACAGGAAACGGATTGCTGCCGCAATACCGGCTCGGTCCTGACGCGGTCCTGGATTGCCTGATACATGCGACGGAAAGCGCCAACCCCAAACCGCATTATCATGTTACCTATACGACCAGGATGGCGGCGCTGGCCCGCCGGCTTCTACCTGACCGCTGGCAGGAAAAACTGGCTCTCAGGTCATCGTAA
- a CDS encoding twin transmembrane helix small protein, protein MSFVDYLVPISVFAVAVVLGLGLLNMMRGGDSNTSQKLMRARVLLQFVAVIVIMGVIYITGR, encoded by the coding sequence ATGTCGTTCGTCGATTATCTGGTTCCGATTTCCGTATTTGCAGTTGCCGTTGTTCTCGGTCTCGGGCTGCTCAACATGATGCGCGGGGGTGACAGCAACACGTCGCAAAAACTGATGCGGGCCCGTGTACTGCTGCAGTTTGTGGCCGTTATCGTCATCATGGGCGTGATTTACATCACAGGCAGATAG